The region AGGCTCCGTTAGAAATCGGTGCAAAAAGCATCCTCTGTCCGCCTGCCCGCTCCTGTACCCGCAGTTGGGGCGGCCCCGTGTCAGTGATTTATTATTGCACGACACCTCTTGTGCTGAGACGGcctttctgctgctcggggagGCTCTGCCTGGAGgcagaaaaggggaaggagaCGGGGAGCGTCGATGCCATCACACGCTGCTCCGGGAACCGTGTGAAATATGCCGTAGCCCTCCAGGGCAGCGAGCAGAAAAGCTGCCCGGTGTGTTGTTCCCCGCCTCGCCACCCTGCCCCGGCCCTCGGGGCGTCTGGCAGCCCCGCAGCCGCGCCGGGTGCCTGCGCCTACTTTGCGGGAAGGGAGATGGAGGGACCCGACACCCCCCGCTCCCTGCCTCCTGCAGGCACGGGCTGCAAAATCCGACGGGCGGGGAGCGACCACAGCCGCCCCGCGCTCCCCGGGCGCGATCGGTTGGCGGGGCCCGGGGCCAAGACATATAAACGCGACCGCGTGTACGACTGGACGTTTGACAGccgcgggggccggggctgcgggcaCACCCCCTCGCACCCACCGCCCCCAGCGCGGCTCCTCGCTGGCCGGGAGGGGAGCGCGGCGCCGCGGGCCCCGCCGGGCTCACCGGGCGGGCAGGCGGCGGAGGCTCGCTCAgccctcccccgcccccgggacgcctcccccctcccgcccccggcGGGGCGGCTGAGCCGGGGCGGTTCCGTGCCGCTCCGCGGGGCCACGTCGGGCCGCGTGTGGCGGGGCTGAGCGCGGCGCCGTGACTGCGGGGTGAACTCGGCCGTGCCCAGCGGCTCGGCGGCGATAGGGGAGCGGGCTCCTGACGAAAGCGGAACTCGGCCGGGCCCATACAAATCAGAAAAGAGCCCGGCCGCGGCGGCAGAGGGGAGCCGAGCCCGCGGGGGCAGGGACGACGACGCCGCCGCCGCACTGCACGGACCAGCGGCGCCGCGAGAGGCGCCTCCCGATCTCCGTCCCGGCTCCgtccccggccccgctcccggcgaGTTGCGGGACGGGAGGGCCGCCAGCGGCCGGGGCTCCAGCGCGCACCTCGCACCGGCCAGCGCTCCGcaccgggcggcggggcggcggacGCGGGGACACCATGATGAGCAGCTACCCGGACGGCGAGGAGGACACGGTGGCGCTGCTGGCTCGTGACACCGCCGGCGGCAAGGAGCCGGAGCGGGGCAAAGAGGAGCTGAACGCCGACAAGGGCCCCGAGAAGCCGGACCCCTCGCAGAAGCCCCCCTACTCCTACGTGGCCCTGATCGCTATGGCCATCCGGGAGAGCGCGGAGAAGAGGCTCACGCTGTCCGGGATCTATCAGTACATCATCAGCAAGTTCCCTTTCTACGAGAAGAACAAGAAGGGCTGGCAGAACAGCATCCGCCACAACCTCAGTCTCAACGAATGCTTCATCAAGGTGCCCCGGGAGGGCGGCGGCGAGCGCAAGGGCAACTACTGGACCCTGGACCCGGCCTGCGAGGACATGTTCGAGAAGGGCAACTACCGCCGGAGACGGAGGATGAAGCGGCCCTTCCGGCCGCCCCCGACCCACTTCCAGCCCGGCAAGACCCTCTTCAGCCCCGACAGCTACGGCTACCTCTCCCCGCCCAAGTACTTGCAGTCCACCTTCATGAACAACTCGTGGCCGCTGGCGCAGCCCCCCGCGCCCATGCCCTACACCTCCTGCCAGATGTCTGGCGGGAACGTCAGCCCTGTCAATGTGAAAGGACTCTCGGGCCCGGCGTCCTATAGTCCCTACTCGCGGGTGCAGAGCATGGCGCTGCCCAGCATGGTGAACTCCTACAACGGCGTgggccaccaccaccaccaccacccgcacgcccaccacccccagcagctcagcccggccagccccgcgccgcccgcggccccggcggcgAACGGAGCCGGCCTCCAGTTCGCCTGCGCCCGCCAGCCCGCCGAGCTGTCCATGATGCACTGTTCCTACTGGGAGCACGACAGCAAACACAGCGCCCTGCACTCCCGCATAGACATCTAGGGAGGCTCCGGCCGGCCGCCGCCGCAGGAATGCCCTCGCCCCGGCCTCGCTGCCCCTCTCCGATCCCGCCGCGTCCTCCTGCGCCCTCGcgtctctcctcctcctcctcctctctagCTGCAGACTTTCCTCTCTCTGTGGCCAAACTGTTGCGGTGGGAAAAGGGTAGCCCTGCTCCGCGCGTGGTGTAAGCGTAGAAGCCGTTGTGGAGGAGCCGGTGGTGTAGGTGCGGGAGCTctcccggcggggcggcggcggccgggccggctCGAGCGAGCCGGGCTTCACCGGCCGCTCCTCGGCTCGTGTCTTTGTTTGTGAAGGGTTCGGGGCGGGGGGAGTGCGCGATTGAAGTTAGGCTGATCAGCCCTCAAAATTCTGCTCCGTTGTAATTCGGCCGTAATCTTTTCGGGCTCAGCCTTGGGGAGAGTAAAGCGGAGCTTGTAAATAGCGGAGGCATTTCCGCGCGTGGCGGtgcggggctggcggggccTAGACACTGCGTGTGCCCGCGGTgcttgtcctcctcctcctcctcttcatcctctCGTTCTCTTTCCTCGGTCTGCAAAGCACTGCGCTTCTTACGAGCTGCGGCTTTTCGTCAAAATAGTACTTAGGTGGGGACTGCTGCAACAGCAGGAGATGTGCGATGTTGCTGGTTATTAGAAACCAACACACAAAAACCGCCAGGGTCACTCGTGAAACGTTTCGGCAGcggtaaatatatattttaaaaggagacaATGTCCTCTGAGgtcttaaaagtaattttatacaggtctaaaaaatattttgatgttatataaaaaaaaaagacggtTTCCTATAgattggaatattttttccGTGTGCGTatattattaataatgaaaGTTTAAACTGTCTTCGTATTTTTTGACCCCAAACCTGGCCCAAAATGGATTTTCCGGTAGGTTCTGCTTTTGAGTGCTTGCCCTTTTCTTAAAACGTTTTGATCCTTCGATTTTACATAgattaatgtgaaaaaaaaaatagcgtTTATAACACAGGGGCCAGTTCATAGCGATTTTATAAATGTTTATGTAAGCTGATAGATGCTGTGGCATAGTACCATTTTGGGACCAACTTTTCTAGAGTGAACTAGCACTTTTATTGTACTCTCTAGCATTGTAAAGTCTCCAATAAAAaagcctttccttccttccatatcGTTTTATTTCACTCCGCTCCTGCGCGCTTGGGATCGAGAAGCGGCGGCGGAGAACGGGGCGGGCACCGTGTgccggggcggctccgcgcTGCCCGCCTGGCTCCCGGCCACGGCTcccggcccccggcccggccccgggctcGCAGCGGTGTCCGCACGCCCGCTCCGCTGCTCTAGACCAGTGGGCTGTTCTCGGGCGGTGTGTCGGCCCCGCCGAGCGCCGCGGCGGGCCGCGCACCGGCTGGAGGGGTCCGGCGGGGCCGCCTCCTGGCCGCGCCGATCGGCGGCCAGGCTGCTGGTCACCGCCGAGGAGGTGCGGAGACCGCTTCGTTGGCAGGCCGGGCGGGCCTGGGAGcgccgccgctccgctccgctccgggGCGCGGGCAGCCGCCGGCGCCTCGCCCATGTGTGCGGCCctccggggcggcgggagcagAGCCCTCCGGGCAGTGCCGGGGGCTGCGCCCGCCGCGCATCGCGGCTCCGCTTTCGTTTCTTCCTCGCCCGCTCGGGGCCGCGGCGCTGGGTGACACAGCGCGGCCCCGCGTCGCCTCGGGCCGGCCCGGCCGCGCTGCGGCGGGACCC is a window of Phalacrocorax aristotelis chromosome 7, bGulAri2.1, whole genome shotgun sequence DNA encoding:
- the FOXL2 gene encoding forkhead box protein L2, which codes for MMSSYPDGEEDTVALLARDTAGGKEPERGKEELNADKGPEKPDPSQKPPYSYVALIAMAIRESAEKRLTLSGIYQYIISKFPFYEKNKKGWQNSIRHNLSLNECFIKVPREGGGERKGNYWTLDPACEDMFEKGNYRRRRRMKRPFRPPPTHFQPGKTLFSPDSYGYLSPPKYLQSTFMNNSWPLAQPPAPMPYTSCQMSGGNVSPVNVKGLSGPASYSPYSRVQSMALPSMVNSYNGVGHHHHHHPHAHHPQQLSPASPAPPAAPAANGAGLQFACARQPAELSMMHCSYWEHDSKHSALHSRIDI